The Myxocyprinus asiaticus isolate MX2 ecotype Aquarium Trade chromosome 4, UBuf_Myxa_2, whole genome shotgun sequence nucleotide sequence TGATTATAATTTTTCATCATCATAAATGACCTTTCCTAAATAGAGAgacatttctttcttttatctaattttatttccattgtggtcacaatgcattctggaattttctattcaattaaggatacatgtgatgctaccttagaatttgaccaaaatgaggTTTGATAATAATAAATCACGTCTGCAGAAATGAAAACATAGAGACATTCTACAATGGTTTTCTTATAAATCAAATATCAAAAAAGCAAAGCTGCTTGAAATCACAGGTGAGATGTAACGgaccacacacaaacaaaacccaCTACAGGAAATTCATTTTGCatcactgatgaaaaaaaaaaaaaaaacatccctcaCATACATTCACATCGGTGATGCTACAGAAGTAAATCTGAGAGTTTAAACAGTAATCTCTCTCATGGTTCACTCAGCGGACACCTGCGTGTGTAATCTGTGTATTGTCTCAGACTCATTTACATGCCTCTGGAGCATCTGGGAGCGTCGTAAACTCATGCTAGTCTGTTTAAACAGAGCGAACAAGTGTTTTACTGACAAATCCACTATCGGAAACTGTCCCGTAAACTAAGCAGAGTTTAGATCCGCTCAGATTAGCTTTGCTTTTACATTTCATtcactctgtgtgtttgtgctgacTCTCACACGCCTCCAGTTACATGGATTCCAAACAAAACTAAACCAAACCACAGAAGCCCAGTCAATCTTACTTAGTCACCTATGAAAGGAAGTACGTAGACTCCCACAGgttagaaaaatcacaaatgaagtAGTTTCAGACCTTCATAAAAGTCTGTTTAATCAACACGATCACACGGGAAGTTtgcatgttgcttctgaatgttccagAACACTGTTATGCAGTTACTAACAAGCGGCATCccttttttagacatttttgcatctgttcaagtgtgtttaccttctcctgtgatgTGACTCATAGCACATTGTGTCAGCAACGTTGGAGACCCGGGTTCTcatcccacattgaaaccaggaagtaaacgtATTCCCATAACCAGTGACAAGCGTAATTTGGACGTGCCATTTTCCCTcttatattacatatttactctaatgatggttaggtttagggatttggAGTATGGGTTAGgggaaacattttaaaaaataataaaatatgtaaaataaaatgaataagatatgcattcctcctcactgtatAACATCCTTTAtggctaaaaacaacttgcttcacaacttgcttttggcacccctctgtaggcatttcacctggaaactggagctcacacatgtgcTTTTGTTCAAAATCACTTCCCACTTCGGCCACTGGGACAGTGCTTCAAATTTCGGTAGTTTAGCTCAAGAGAAGTCAAGCTACCATgtccgaattcactgtgagatcagtctggtttaaTTTGGAAAGCACTCAGAATATCTACACCTACAATCATCACCTAAGCTGAATGTCTGTttagtttttaataaataaatgaacttttctttGATTCGTCTCCTGCACTCACATGCTTGTATGTCCCAGTTGGAGGTCCTGCAAAAACGAGACAAGTCCACATTTCATTCTCTGCTTTAGTTCAGAACTGAATGCAACTGATAAGAATCAACAACTGTAACCACTATATACCACGAAAAGGTACATTTAAAAAGGGAATATTATTGCAGGAATAATGTTTTGAAATGTACGCTTTAAATATGAAACATGGCATGAATGAtatgaaattataaataatatatgaaattatgATTTATAAAATATATGCTCTGCCGTGACAATGACAAAAGCTGATCTGATGCTGCTTTTCATTTATTCAGAACCAAAGGATAAGAACCGCCTTTTATACTGAGCCTGATCTCACGAACATTATATGACTGTGGCAAAATgattgcaaaataatattatgtgcttcatttcacgtatcgcggcagttccagGGTggtgtccactgtgtggcattaaaagagagttaaatcctctctaacctaaaccttaacgatagtgtcagaaaaggcaaatgtaagaagaaaaacacaaccacgtcataTCACACTTTCAGGCTCAGATCCAGCATATTTCGGTACAACTTATATGTGGCTTTGTCTTTGCACAGAATTTACACTGAATTGTCCAAACTGGAAGTCTGCACTCAAGAGAAAATCCAGTtgagtaaaaaatattaaatccATTGGTATGCTGCTTTTACAAGACAAGCACTCATGAAGCCACCACATTATCATTATTGTCGGtaggacatttacatttattcatttggcagacacttttatccaaagtgacttacaaaataggaataatacatcataagtgattcatcttaaggagacagtggtatgaaaagtgctgcattacaaagtttcactagcatcagaatagcagtatccaagacagattagagtgcaacaagaaaatatattatttaaaaaaaaaaaaaaaactttatgagTGAATGGTTaggtgctcatggaaaagatgtgtttttagccattttttgaagacagagagtgagtctgcttcatggatggagttcgGAAGGTCATTACACCAATGTGGTACAGTGAAACctaaagtccgggaaagtgttttggtgcctctttgtgttggtacaacaaggcgccgctcattagccgaccgcaggtttctggtgggaacgtagctctgcagaaatgattttagctatgctggagcagacccagtgactgttctgtatgccagcatcagagactTGAATTCGATACGTGCATTAACCGGcagacagtggagagagacaaggaggggtgtaacatgtgctctctttggttcattaatgACCAGACGTGCTGCTTCATTCTGGATAATTTGCAGGGACCTAATTGCGCATGCAGTGATGCCTGCAATGTGAGCGTTagagtagtccagtctagttatgacaagtgactgaacaagaagttgtgtggcatgttcagagaggaagggtcttattttcctgatattgtagattgtaaatctacatgatcatgctgtctttgagatgtggtctgtgaaattgagttgcttattgatggttacccctagatttctgaccgctttggaaggcgttactgtagttgaacccagctgcatggtgatgttgagttcaacagcagggttggctggaaagacgaggagctcagtcttccctgggttgagttgcaggtggtgttccttcatccaggccgagatgtctgccaaacaggccgagATTCGAGCAGCCAtcgtggtgtcgttgggctggcaAGACAAGTAGAACTGTGCATCTGTAGGAAACTGGACTTCTAAATGGATTTCTACCTTGTTCTGCAAAACTCTCACAGGATTTGCATTTGCTGATGTCTAGGTTAAGGTTATAGGTAGGATaaggatagggttagggttaggttaggggtatATGGTTAGGAGTAGGGCAACTGCagcactccaaataaacacagtgtatgaatgttgCATTTGAATCATGCAAAACTGGTAATTATGACATTGTATTGGCATTCATAGAAGCTTTTGTAAATACGTACACTTATTCTGATATGCAGGCTCAGCTAGTCTTCGGTTTGGGAGTTGTTATGTATTTCAGACcctcacaaaacaaaatgaaagaaaatattcAGTTACTAAGGGATACAATAGTACATATGCAGACTTTAAATAAGTAAACAGATTAAGAAATTCACATGGGCCAACTGATCCCTCACTTGCTAATGGATTGAATATTTCTGTCCCGTTGGGGTATCTAGGTAAACATGGCATGCTTATCTTCAAATCGACATGTTACAGTGCCCTCTGCATCGAATTTCTGTACTAAAGAGGCGTTGAACTCTTGATACGGCTTTGGTTGCAAGCCAGACCGGCAGTTTGCCGAGTCGGCCAGATCTCTCGATTGCTCAGGGTTCATTATCTGTTCCCTGATATAAGATCAATGTGATTAATCTCGGAAAAAAAGAACTAAATATCCAAGACCGGTCTAACCCTCTCTCTGCCAAAGGAGCTACTGGAGAAACCTTTTGGGATTGAATGGCTGCTCCGTCTTTAGGGAGCACATAACAATGGGCGCCTATAAAATTACCTGAAATCTGCATCCTTTTAGCAAATAAAAGAATCAAAAGCGGAAGCCTGAAGTGATAAAGATCAGTGCCTGGAAGCGATGGCTACTTTAGGATTTCACTGACAAATTTATTAAAGACTTATATCACTTAATCATCATCAGAGAGAATAAATaagacataaaacatttttttcacataaacaaacacatatagTAGCTGTGGCCCCTCTTGGCCAGACATTTCCAGCAGAGCAATAGATTGAAACATCACGTcacatctgaaaacacacaaatgcataGAAATACTCCTACTGAATAGCAAGAGACAACAACTACAGCTTGTCTATCCCTGTtgtgaaatataaacaaagtcCTAATGTCTCTGTGTTTCTCATATTGTCCATGGAGGTTGTATAAAAATAAAGACTCCACATtgataaatataatgtatatagaCATTTGGCAATGACCAGACATTTTGACCAAAACTGGTGACATCACATTtatacatcaataacatcaatgATGGATGATGATTGGTGCAGTCACATTTTTCAATTGTGCGTATTGTCTTTAGACTGTCAATTAGAAAACAGAAAAACCGTCGATGctgtataatttttttgagtTATGGTAGAAAGCTGTTGCTGGAAGTGTTATGTTTGGAAAATACGTCAGGTTAAAGCTCTTCTTAATGCTGTGGTCCTTGTAGAGACTAACAGAAGTCAAAAGCCTTGGCAAGACTTTCCAACATGAGTCTTAGGTCCATTGCTAAGCAACTTCAAATTTTCCAACACTTTTCTTCATACCAATGACATAAAAACAGTTGAAAAGACCAAGAGAGAAGATTCAGGGTATCTACTGTATAATCCCTGACCAAATTTCTTGGTCTCTGGCCAGATCTACAAAAGTATCAGAACTGGCCATGGTCCACCTCATCCAACCAAGATGCTGGGCTCGTAGGGAAGTCTGGGTACCCACCACTGCTTCCTGTGGATAAATCAGAGCTTGGGCCATTCCCGCAGCCCACCATTCGAACTCCCACTGTCATATTTGACCCTCCGCTCTGACCCACCATGGGCAGGCCTGACTCTGCGTAGACCAGACTGGAGATGATCTGCTGGTGACGGGGAAGAGCCTGTAGTGATCCTGGAGACTGCGGAAGGCTGTACGGACTGCTGACCTGGATGTCGTGGTATTGCTCCTGCGAGGGCAGCATGCCGGCGTGCTCCAAAGGGAATGAAGCGTGACCTCCACCCTGTCGACTCAGAGCTGGAGAGCTCTCACTCAGACTGCTGTAAATGCCATTGGAGTGACCAAGCTCGGACATGGGTTCATCTGTGCATGCAAAAGAGGAAAAAGGAAAATGAGCTGTGGATTGTGCAAGTTAAATACTGAGCCATATAGATGCCACAGAATGTGTAATCATATATCTAaaacagtagctgggtttccatccaaatgttttacatttttaagcgcatttagaaaataaattgaCTTAAGAAAATGTGAATCATTGCACGTTTCCATCCATTACGTCATatgcattatcttgagggagcccacCTTGTCATGATAGAGCTACTGAATGACCTCCTTTTTTGCGGTATTGGAGCAGTTGTacatcattttattaaatgctgccaggagacattGTGTACCATTGTGCATACCCATATCATGTGCACAAATGATCAAAACATGTCATCCTTTTGCGAtggtttccatcaccttaatgcgtgACTTATAATGAAAAACTCCACCTCTGCCTAGCGTATAAACTTTTAAGCAAAATTTGAACGTTTATGCGCATATCAAGCACTTCCATTCAGGTTTTCTTGAGCACAAATTTCAAATTAGCATAAAAACAGTTGGATGGAAACCTAGCAAGTTTTGGCTAATTGCAGTATACTTGTAATATGCAATATGCAGCATGGGTTGTGGAATAATTTTTCCTATTAATTTTCTCAGAAAATTCTTCAATAAAGAGTTTTATTAAACCCTGAACCAAACCAGTCATGTGCAACGTTTCCTGTACAACAATGTGCCTTACTGCTTAAACACTATAGTATGACCCATCACTGGAAACATTATCTAGCTAATCATGACTTTTTCCCAAAACCATAGTAGCTATGTTAATTTGTCTATTTTATAATTTGTCTACGTATTGTCTATTTAAGTCCTCTTGTCATACAAGTCATATGCTAAAGACAAGTGTCTAAAAATCATGTGGAAAACTATTTGTAAAGACTGAATTTCAGGtgcttttagaaaaggtagaAAATCATAAATAACAGCAATTCTCAAAGATTAAAAATACTGTCATGAATGCTAACAAGAAAAAGTCTGGGGAGAtatcacacacaaaacacagatACCTGAAATTGacaagaaactatgcttctaaccacaaaTGGAGAGCTGAAGTTCTGACCACACAACATTGTGATGCTGTTTGAgaatgtttgttggaactatggtttcggtAAATACAgtaccaaatcgttgaactacgTTGGTAACTATGTAACTTGTGACCATTAGTTGTCTaaaaatgcttttgggaaacacaccccagatCAGAGATTATTCACATGACAACAGTtgattcaaagtaaaaaaaatagtaCAAGACTGTAAATAAAGATCGGAAAAGAGACAACGATAGTAGACTGTGTATTTAAGCGGGGTCCGCAAACACTTTGGGGTTGTAAAAGCAGTCCTTGGTTCTGAAAACTTTGAGAAACCTTGATCTTAAACTCCAGTCTTTTATTTAATACTAACCCTATGAAAACACACTATTATGTTAATAATTTTCTGGAGCAAACGTACCTGTGAATGAAACCTCGGCATCGCTGTCCAGGCCCTCCTCTTGCGTGCTGTCTTTGTCTGATTTGGAGCTCCCGCGTGACCTCTTCATATTCCTGAAATACTGACCCCATCTCTGTCTGCCCGCATCCTTCTTCAACCTCTTCTCCTTTGCTCTTCTGTTTTGAAACCAGACCTTTGCAGAGACATTATTCATTTTAACACCATTTCAAACCTTCAACTTGATCtcacaaaacacaagaaaaagtaCACATTTGGATAATCCTGTTTTGGATATTTACAATATGTTTCTTATAATGATAATCTATGACTTTTTATCAGTAATCTTGTGCGTTTGGAGCTATTAGACTCTAAAAATTATGCCAAATGTTTTAGATCATGAAGCTGCTCCATATTCATATTTTATGAGTATGATATTTTGCATTAATTAAACCCTAAAAAGGGCAAGCATTTAAAGGTACTCCTAAAAATGAATTAATCGCTATTTTCAACACATTAGGACCCACATAatacatttccatttttttttctttaaatatggcttttattttcaattttatagcttgttgaaatcatgaaaataacattttaaaaataggaGCGTTTGTCTCAAAGCCAGCTGCCTTCtcaaaaaatgctgcctttttacatttagataaagattgtgagttgatgCCAGACTTTATATACAAAGCTGCATATCCTCAATATTTGCAGGGACCCCCTTTTCAATATTTACTCACTCATTGCTCCTCTCCACAGACTCTTAAATGTTTGTATCCCTAAGGATACAAAAAAATTCGAGGGACTGAGACACTTCTACTGCTAACTTTAACACTAACTACTATCCCATCCACAGAGAAATAAATGAAtgtatttaattgtgtttattttttatgtaattaactTAAACACCGTTACAAATTAATAGTTGCTTTCATAATGACAATCCTTGATTTCACACCAAATTGAGCTAATATGtcatcttctttttttattataggCCTTATACAAATTGTGATATTTTTGTATAGTCTACATGATGATaaaaattattaatgattaaaaagTCAGTTTTGGTGACTAATGAAGTCAATGTACAGtaaatgctaaatgtaaataaaagtagAATGATACTTAAATCTTCAACTATATGCAGTTATTcctttttagttttattaataaagcttttttaattgttggcctgctcataaatgaaaagaaattatCTTTGCCTCTTCATGTAGCATGATTTGTCATGTAGGCTAACTTAGAAATGTGCTTTATGTTGTAACTCTTAATTAATTAGTTAGTTCATTTCTAAATCTAAACTAATTGTTTTTAGTCAAGTCACCACTAttgtttaatatgactgaatcaacctgactagaTTAGTTTACACCAATGGAAGTCATTTCGAGGGTCAAATTATCatcaggtagaaatagatccttcaTAAAGCTGCCGTGTTCACTTTTTACGGTGTCTCCGTGAATATTTGTTGGGATTAAACGGTTTGAGAATgagataaaaatgtaattgttaccTGCACCACCCGCATGTCGAGGCCGGTCTCTGACGACAGCTGCTCCCGCACATGTCGCGCGGGTTTCGGTGAATTATTGTACGCGTTCTTCAGCGTCTCCAGCTGTTTGGCGGTGATTGTCGTGCGGGGTCTTTTCGCCGTCGAATCCGCCTCTAAATATAACAAACATGTtgggatttaacaaataaatggaTTTCTAACTGAtacatgttaatttaaacatCAATCGcatctctattctattctatattaaTAGAATGCAGATTCATCTCTCTGCTTCATACATCAGCTGTAGTGCACCGGACTGCATGTGTTTGCTTGTGTATGGCGTTGGCACTTATCGATTTGGAGGCTGGCGAGTTCGCAATTACCTGAGCTGGGTCAAATGTTTATGGACGAGTCCACGACCAGCAAGATTAAGATCAGAGTTAAAAGCAGCCAATCAATATGAGGTCATCGAatgaaaagtaaaacaattaagaCTTTGACTGAACTCTAATGAAACTGCAGTCTACCGAAATTCCCGGATTTtctcttccacaaaacaaaacacaccgTCAACTTGAAAAGCAGTCAACCATGACTCATCTATAAACCAGTTGGCATATATTAAGCCTGTTATTAAATGACTGTACCATAATGTTAACTCCTGTACGTGTGAATGTACCTCTCTGTTTGGCGGTCTCATAATCGGCTTTACACACCAGTCGACTGTCCTCCATCAGGTAATACTCGTCACCTGTGGCCAGCTGCCTTTTACACACGATACACGCAAAGCAGTGCAGGTGATACACGAAGTCCTGCGCCCTCCGAACCACCTGTGTCGGCGGAATACCCTGCTG carries:
- the LOC127435927 gene encoding LIM/homeobox protein Lhx3-like isoform X1 yields the protein MEQNKARDSQKHPSAHHTEMLLSLLTQREELRKDIPVCAGCNQHIVDRFILKVLDRHWHSKCLKCSDCQSQLAEKCFSRGDSVYCKDDFFKRFGTKCAACQQGIPPTQVVRRAQDFVYHLHCFACIVCKRQLATGDEYYLMEDSRLVCKADYETAKQREADSTAKRPRTTITAKQLETLKNAYNNSPKPARHVREQLSSETGLDMRVVQVWFQNRRAKEKRLKKDAGRQRWGQYFRNMKRSRGSSKSDKDSTQEEGLDSDAEVSFTDEPMSELGHSNGIYSSLSESSPALSRQGGGHASFPLEHAGMLPSQEQYHDIQVSSPYSLPQSPGSLQALPRHQQIISSLVYAESGLPMVGQSGGSNMTVGVRMVGCGNGPSSDLSTGSSGGYPDFPTSPASWLDEVDHGQF
- the LOC127435927 gene encoding LIM/homeobox protein Lhx3-like isoform X2, which produces MLLEHPGSSCQNAGNFSRYSSSQDIPVCAGCNQHIVDRFILKVLDRHWHSKCLKCSDCQSQLAEKCFSRGDSVYCKDDFFKRFGTKCAACQQGIPPTQVVRRAQDFVYHLHCFACIVCKRQLATGDEYYLMEDSRLVCKADYETAKQREADSTAKRPRTTITAKQLETLKNAYNNSPKPARHVREQLSSETGLDMRVVQVWFQNRRAKEKRLKKDAGRQRWGQYFRNMKRSRGSSKSDKDSTQEEGLDSDAEVSFTDEPMSELGHSNGIYSSLSESSPALSRQGGGHASFPLEHAGMLPSQEQYHDIQVSSPYSLPQSPGSLQALPRHQQIISSLVYAESGLPMVGQSGGSNMTVGVRMVGCGNGPSSDLSTGSSGGYPDFPTSPASWLDEVDHGQF
- the LOC127435927 gene encoding LIM/homeobox protein Lhx3-like isoform X3, with amino-acid sequence MLLEHPGSSCQNAGNFSRYSSSQDIPVCAGCNQHIVDRFILKVLDRHWHSKCLKCSDCQSQLAEKCFSRGDSVYCKDDFFKFGTKCAACQQGIPPTQVVRRAQDFVYHLHCFACIVCKRQLATGDEYYLMEDSRLVCKADYETAKQREADSTAKRPRTTITAKQLETLKNAYNNSPKPARHVREQLSSETGLDMRVVQVWFQNRRAKEKRLKKDAGRQRWGQYFRNMKRSRGSSKSDKDSTQEEGLDSDAEVSFTDEPMSELGHSNGIYSSLSESSPALSRQGGGHASFPLEHAGMLPSQEQYHDIQVSSPYSLPQSPGSLQALPRHQQIISSLVYAESGLPMVGQSGGSNMTVGVRMVGCGNGPSSDLSTGSSGGYPDFPTSPASWLDEVDHGQF